Proteins encoded in a region of the Geobacillus genomosp. 3 genome:
- the hslU gene encoding HslU--HslV peptidase ATPase subunit — protein MAETLTPRQIVEKLDQFIVGQKEAKKAVAIALRNRYRRSLLDEKLRDEVMPKNILMIGPTGVGKTEIARRLAKLVGAPFIKVEATKFTEVGYVGRDVESMVRDLVETSVRLVKERKMNDVKDRAEQQANKRLVELLVPGKQKQTIKNPLELLFGSQAGQPDSGHSHDDEQVEQKRRQVAWQLANGQLENEMVTIEIEEQPPMLFDFLQGAGIEQMGMNMQDALSSLMPRRRKKRRLKVSEARKVLINEEAQKLIDMDEVTQEAVRLAEQSGIIFIDEIDKIARSGSASGSADVSREGVQRDILPIVEGSTVMTKYGPVKTDHILFIAAGAFHMAKPSDLIPELQGRFPIRVELTKLSVDDFVSILVEPNNALIKQYQALLATEGINLEFSDDAIRKIAEVAFEVNQTTDNIGARRLHTILEKLLEDLLFEAPDIGLDRVVITPQYVEQKLGTIVKNKDLSEFIL, from the coding sequence ATGGCGGAAACATTGACTCCACGGCAAATTGTCGAGAAGCTCGATCAGTTTATCGTCGGACAAAAAGAGGCGAAAAAGGCGGTGGCGATTGCGCTCCGCAACCGGTATCGCCGCAGTTTGCTCGATGAAAAATTGCGCGATGAAGTGATGCCGAAAAACATTTTAATGATCGGCCCGACGGGGGTCGGGAAGACGGAGATTGCCCGCCGGCTCGCCAAACTTGTCGGGGCGCCGTTTATCAAAGTCGAGGCGACGAAATTTACGGAAGTCGGCTATGTCGGCCGTGACGTTGAATCGATGGTGCGCGATTTGGTCGAAACGTCCGTCAGGCTTGTGAAAGAGCGGAAAATGAATGACGTGAAAGACCGGGCCGAGCAGCAAGCGAATAAACGGCTTGTGGAATTGCTCGTTCCGGGCAAGCAAAAGCAAACGATCAAAAACCCGCTCGAGCTGTTGTTTGGCAGTCAAGCGGGCCAACCGGACAGCGGCCACAGCCACGACGATGAACAAGTGGAGCAAAAGCGGCGCCAAGTCGCCTGGCAGCTGGCAAACGGCCAACTCGAAAACGAGATGGTCACGATTGAAATAGAGGAGCAGCCGCCGATGCTCTTTGACTTTTTGCAAGGGGCGGGCATTGAACAGATGGGCATGAATATGCAGGATGCGCTCAGCAGCTTAATGCCGCGGCGGCGCAAAAAGCGACGCCTAAAGGTGAGCGAGGCGCGCAAGGTGCTTATCAATGAAGAGGCGCAAAAACTGATCGATATGGATGAGGTGACGCAAGAGGCGGTTCGCCTCGCTGAGCAGTCCGGCATCATCTTTATCGATGAAATTGATAAAATTGCCCGCAGCGGATCGGCGTCCGGCTCGGCCGACGTCTCGCGCGAAGGGGTGCAGCGCGACATTTTGCCGATTGTCGAGGGATCGACGGTCATGACAAAATACGGGCCGGTCAAAACAGATCATATTTTATTTATTGCAGCCGGCGCGTTTCATATGGCGAAGCCATCGGATTTGATTCCCGAGCTGCAAGGCCGGTTTCCGATTCGCGTCGAATTAACGAAACTTTCGGTTGACGATTTCGTAAGTATATTAGTCGAGCCGAATAACGCGCTCATTAAACAATATCAGGCGCTTTTAGCGACAGAAGGTATAAATCTTGAATTTTCTGACGATGCTATTCGTAAGATTGCCGAAGTGGCGTTTGAAGTGAACCAGACGACTGACAATATCGGCGCGCGCCGGCTCCATACGATTTTGGAAAAACTGCTTGAAGATTTGCTGTTTGAGGCGCCGGATATCGGACTCGATCGAGTCGTCATCACGCCGCAATACGTCGAACAAAAACTCGGCACCATCGTGAAAAACAAAGATTTAAGCGAGTTTATTTTATGA
- the codY gene encoding GTP-sensing pleiotropic transcriptional regulator CodY, producing the protein MNLLEKTRKINAMLQKAAGRPVNFKEMAETLCDVIEANVFVVSRRGKLLGFAVKQSIENERMKRMLEERQFPEEYTRNLFNITETSPNIDINSEYTAFPVENRDLFKTGLTTIVPINGGGERLGTLILSRLDREFDNDDLILAEYGATVVGMEILREKTEEIEEEARSKAVVQMAISSLSYSELEAIEHIFEELDGTEGLLVASKIADRVGITRSVIVNALRKLESAGVIESRSLGMKGTYIKVLNDKFLTELEKLKSS; encoded by the coding sequence ATGAATTTGCTAGAGAAAACGCGAAAAATTAATGCCATGCTGCAAAAAGCAGCCGGGCGACCGGTCAATTTTAAAGAAATGGCGGAAACGCTTTGCGACGTCATTGAAGCGAACGTGTTCGTTGTCAGCCGCCGCGGCAAACTGCTCGGATTTGCCGTCAAGCAATCGATCGAAAACGAGCGGATGAAACGGATGCTTGAGGAGCGGCAGTTTCCGGAAGAATATACGAGAAACTTGTTCAACATTACGGAAACGTCTCCTAATATCGATATTAATAGCGAATATACGGCATTTCCAGTGGAAAATCGTGACTTGTTTAAAACCGGCTTGACGACGATTGTTCCGATCAACGGTGGGGGGGAACGGCTCGGCACGCTCATTTTGTCGCGCCTTGACCGCGAGTTTGATAACGACGACTTGATTTTAGCCGAGTATGGCGCAACGGTCGTCGGCATGGAGATTTTGCGCGAAAAAACGGAGGAAATCGAAGAGGAAGCACGCAGCAAGGCGGTCGTGCAAATGGCGATCAGCTCGCTTTCCTACAGCGAACTCGAGGCGATTGAACATATTTTCGAAGAGCTTGACGGAACGGAAGGGCTGCTTGTCGCCAGCAAAATTGCTGACCGCGTCGGCATTACCCGTTCGGTGATCGTCAACGCCCTGCGCAAGCTTGAGAGCGCCGGGGTCATTGAATCACGTTCGCTCGGCATGAAAGGGACGTATATTAAAGTGTTAAATGACAAGTTTTTAACTGAACTGGAAAAATTAAAATCAAGCTGA
- the flgB gene encoding flagellar basal body rod protein FlgB produces MSLFSSTIRWLEQGLHYASLRQQAIADNIANADTPGYKTKDVRFQAELDRALQLEAKRTDPRHFPFRNEQNGKIVVTTNASISYNHNGNSVDIDQEMSKLAENQIYYNALIERLNGKFNTLKTVIKGGK; encoded by the coding sequence TTGTCGCTGTTTTCATCGACGATCCGTTGGCTTGAACAAGGGCTCCATTATGCTTCGCTCCGCCAACAGGCGATTGCTGACAACATTGCTAACGCCGATACGCCGGGCTATAAGACGAAAGACGTGCGTTTTCAGGCCGAGCTCGATCGGGCGCTTCAGCTTGAGGCCAAACGGACAGACCCGCGCCATTTTCCGTTTCGCAACGAACAAAATGGAAAAATTGTCGTGACGACCAATGCCAGCATCAGTTACAATCATAATGGAAATAGTGTCGATATCGACCAAGAAATGTCGAAATTGGCGGAAAACCAAATTTATTATAACGCTCTGATTGAGCGGTTAAACGGCAAATTCAATACGCTAAAGACAGTGATCAAAGGAGGGAAATAG
- the flgC gene encoding flagellar basal body rod protein FlgC → MSVFQSLNISASALTAQRLRMDVISSNIANVDTTRARFVNGEWEPYRRKVVIIEPRGEQFSSYLQAALGRAEAVGSGVRVREIADDPAPFKLVYDPDHPDAGADGYVRLPNVDPLKEMVDLIGATRSYEANVTALNASKGMLMKALEIGK, encoded by the coding sequence GTGTCCGTGTTTCAAAGCTTAAACATCTCAGCGTCGGCGCTCACTGCCCAACGGCTGCGCATGGACGTCATTTCGTCCAACATCGCCAACGTTGATACGACAAGAGCCCGTTTTGTCAACGGGGAATGGGAGCCGTACCGCCGCAAAGTCGTCATCATCGAGCCGCGCGGTGAACAGTTTTCGAGTTATTTGCAGGCTGCCCTCGGCCGCGCTGAAGCTGTCGGCAGCGGCGTTCGGGTGCGTGAAATTGCTGACGATCCGGCTCCGTTTAAACTCGTCTATGACCCGGACCATCCGGATGCGGGCGCCGACGGCTACGTCCGTCTGCCGAATGTCGACCCGCTCAAAGAAATGGTCGACTTGATCGGTGCGACACGTTCCTATGAGGCGAACGTCACTGCGCTGAACGCCTCAAAAGGGATGTTGATGAAGGCGCTCGAAATTGGAAAATAG
- the fliE gene encoding flagellar hook-basal body complex protein FliE, whose protein sequence is MIDGASRVGLTPAAAAPGPAKPAVVQKQFAAFLKEALNNVNDAQIQADALTEKLVRGENVQLHDVMIAAQKASIALQLTLEIRNKAIEAYQEMMRMPL, encoded by the coding sequence ATGATCGACGGAGCAAGCCGCGTTGGGCTGACACCGGCGGCCGCCGCCCCGGGCCCGGCGAAGCCGGCTGTAGTGCAAAAACAGTTTGCCGCTTTTTTAAAAGAGGCGCTCAACAACGTAAACGACGCGCAAATTCAGGCGGATGCGCTGACAGAAAAACTCGTCCGCGGGGAGAACGTTCAGTTGCATGACGTGATGATCGCAGCGCAAAAGGCAAGCATTGCGCTGCAGCTGACGCTTGAGATCCGCAACAAGGCGATTGAGGCGTATCAGGAAATGATGCGTATGCCGTTGTAG
- the fliF gene encoding flagellar basal-body MS-ring/collar protein FliF yields the protein MNSKWKEWWGRARLFWQERTKNQKRMAIGGTAVVLFAVGIGIFFATRTEMVPLYSNLTPQEAGQIKATLDQRGVPAEVTDGGTTIKVPKEQVDALKVELAAEGIPNSGVIDYSFFGQNASFGMTDNEFNMVKLKAMQTELANLMKTIDGVEDAKVMINLPQPSVFVSDEKGEASASIVLRTKPGYQFSDEQIRALYHLVAKSVPNLSTDNIVIMNQFFEYFDLKNDGENSTGTTFASQQQIKKQIERDIQREVQRMLGTMMGQDKVVVSVTADVDFTQERREENLVVPVDEKDNEGIAVSVQRIKETYSGSGAPPGGTAGTGTNEVPGYQGANGGTTGDYERTEETINNEVNKIKKQIVESPYKIRDLGIQVVVEPPDPDDPNSLPPEAVNDIQKLLGTIVRTSIDKGESQPLTDEDVNSRIVVSVQKFNGKPTFTEPAPVRPAWWWYAAGAGALLLIALLLFLWLRRRREDEGEDEEFVFTPPLPAESELPEPPETEATLRRRQLERLAKEKPDEFAKLLKTWLSEE from the coding sequence ATGAACAGCAAATGGAAAGAGTGGTGGGGCCGCGCTCGTTTGTTTTGGCAAGAGCGGACAAAAAACCAAAAGCGGATGGCTATAGGCGGAACAGCGGTGGTGCTTTTTGCCGTCGGTATTGGAATTTTTTTCGCCACGAGGACGGAAATGGTGCCTTTATACAGCAATTTAACGCCGCAAGAAGCCGGGCAAATCAAGGCGACGCTGGATCAGCGCGGCGTTCCCGCCGAGGTGACGGATGGCGGCACGACAATTAAAGTGCCGAAAGAGCAAGTCGATGCGCTGAAGGTCGAGCTGGCCGCCGAGGGCATTCCGAACAGCGGGGTCATCGACTATTCATTTTTTGGCCAAAACGCGAGCTTCGGCATGACCGATAACGAATTTAATATGGTGAAACTGAAGGCGATGCAAACCGAGCTCGCCAACTTAATGAAAACGATCGACGGCGTCGAGGATGCGAAAGTGATGATCAACCTCCCGCAGCCGAGCGTATTTGTTTCGGATGAAAAAGGGGAAGCCTCGGCTTCGATTGTGCTGAGGACGAAGCCGGGCTATCAGTTCAGCGACGAGCAAATCCGGGCGCTGTATCATCTCGTCGCCAAAAGTGTTCCGAATCTCTCTACAGATAATATCGTCATTATGAATCAGTTTTTTGAGTATTTCGATTTAAAAAATGACGGCGAAAATTCGACAGGGACGACATTCGCCTCGCAGCAACAAATCAAAAAACAAATTGAACGCGATATTCAACGCGAAGTGCAGCGAATGCTCGGCACGATGATGGGGCAAGACAAAGTCGTCGTCTCCGTGACGGCTGACGTCGACTTTACGCAGGAAAGGCGGGAAGAAAACTTAGTCGTTCCTGTTGACGAAAAGGACAACGAAGGAATCGCCGTTAGCGTCCAACGCATTAAAGAAACGTATTCGGGAAGCGGAGCGCCGCCGGGCGGCACAGCCGGAACGGGAACGAACGAAGTGCCGGGCTACCAAGGAGCCAACGGCGGAACAACCGGGGACTATGAGCGGACCGAAGAAACGATCAACAATGAAGTCAACAAAATTAAAAAGCAAATTGTGGAAAGCCCATATAAAATTCGCGACTTAGGCATTCAAGTGGTGGTCGAGCCGCCGGATCCGGACGACCCGAACTCGCTGCCGCCAGAGGCGGTCAATGATATTCAAAAACTATTAGGAACGATCGTCCGGACGTCGATTGACAAAGGCGAATCACAACCATTGACTGACGAAGACGTCAACAGCCGCATCGTCGTCTCGGTGCAAAAGTTTAACGGCAAGCCGACATTCACTGAACCGGCGCCGGTTCGGCCGGCATGGTGGTGGTATGCGGCTGGAGCAGGGGCGTTGTTGCTGATCGCGCTTCTGTTATTCCTTTGGTTGCGCCGCCGTCGCGAAGATGAAGGAGAGGACGAAGAGTTCGTATTTACGCCGCCGCTCCCGGCAGAATCGGAGCTGCCGGAGCCGCCGGAGACGGAGGCGACGTTGCGCCGCCGGCAGCTTGAGCGGTTGGCAAAAGAAAAGCCGGATGAGTTTGCCAAACTATTAAAAACGTGGCTATCAGAAGAGTAG
- the fliG gene encoding flagellar motor switch protein FliG: MAKRERKGGLSGRQKAAILLISLGPDVSASVYKHLSEEEIEKLTLEISNVRQVTVEQKEEVLEEFRQLALAQDYIAQGGIAYAKEVLEKALGPDKAMNIINRLTSALMVRPFDFARKADPMQLLNFIQNEHPQTIALILSYLEPAQAGQILSALPQEMQADVARRIALMDSTSPEIINEVEQILERRLSATVVQDYTQAGGVEAVVEVLNQVDRSTERTILDALELQDPELAEEIKKRMFVFEDIVTLDNRAIQRVIREVDNSDLMLALKVASDEVKDIVFRNMSTRMAETFKEEMEYMGPVRLRDVEEAQSRIVAVIRRLEETGEIVIARGGGDDIIV, from the coding sequence ATGGCAAAGCGCGAACGGAAAGGCGGGTTGTCGGGCAGGCAAAAAGCGGCCATCCTGCTCATTTCCCTCGGCCCGGATGTGTCGGCCTCCGTCTACAAACATTTATCGGAAGAAGAAATAGAAAAGCTGACGCTTGAAATTTCCAACGTCCGCCAAGTAACGGTTGAACAAAAAGAAGAAGTGCTCGAAGAGTTTCGCCAGCTCGCTTTAGCACAAGACTACATCGCCCAAGGTGGTATCGCCTACGCAAAAGAAGTGCTTGAAAAGGCGCTCGGCCCGGACAAGGCAATGAACATTATTAACCGCTTGACATCGGCGCTCATGGTGAGACCGTTTGATTTCGCCCGCAAAGCGGATCCGATGCAGCTGCTAAACTTTATTCAAAACGAACATCCGCAAACGATCGCTCTTATTTTGTCATATTTGGAGCCGGCGCAAGCAGGGCAGATTTTATCGGCGCTGCCGCAGGAGATGCAGGCCGACGTCGCCCGGCGCATTGCGCTCATGGACAGCACGTCGCCGGAAATTATTAACGAAGTCGAGCAAATTCTCGAGCGGCGGCTATCGGCGACTGTGGTGCAAGATTACACGCAAGCCGGCGGCGTTGAGGCGGTCGTTGAAGTATTAAACCAAGTCGACCGCAGCACGGAGCGAACGATTTTAGACGCTTTGGAACTGCAAGACCCGGAACTGGCCGAAGAAATTAAAAAGCGGATGTTTGTCTTCGAGGATATCGTAACGCTTGATAACCGCGCGATTCAGCGGGTCATCCGCGAAGTGGACAACAGCGATCTCATGCTGGCGCTGAAAGTGGCGAGCGACGAAGTGAAAGACATCGTCTTCCGCAATATGTCAACGAGAATGGCGGAGACGTTCAAAGAAGAGATGGAATATATGGGCCCGGTCCGGCTGCGTGATGTGGAAGAGGCGCAATCGCGCATTGTAGCGGTGATCCGCCGTCTCGAGGAGACCGGGGAAATTGTCATCGCCCGCGGGGGAGGAGATGATATTATTGTCTAA
- the fliH gene encoding flagellar assembly protein FliH: protein MILLSNVIKAPIVTARTGKKTIAVQRYVLDDPSCADDRQREMEAIAAAKEEAAELRRQAEQYYETVREQLVREQEQWRHEKERLMQEARTQGYEDGYAAGRDEALSERREWIEQARRLAERANDEFYAQLESAAETMLEVALKAAERIIGTTLESDRTAFLPLVRQVLHEVRRQTEVSVYVHPDCYETVAGQRELLKSVFPHHVELFIYPDDTLPEYGCLVETPFGRIDAGVDMQLERLREALSRRLKEGMSPELAGAS, encoded by the coding sequence ATGATATTATTGTCTAATGTCATTAAAGCGCCGATAGTGACGGCCCGCACCGGCAAAAAGACGATTGCTGTGCAGCGTTATGTTTTGGATGACCCGTCATGTGCAGACGACCGCCAACGGGAAATGGAAGCGATCGCCGCTGCCAAAGAGGAGGCAGCTGAGCTTCGCCGCCAAGCTGAGCAATATTACGAGACGGTGCGCGAACAGCTAGTCCGTGAACAAGAGCAATGGCGGCACGAGAAAGAACGGCTCATGCAGGAAGCGCGCACCCAAGGGTATGAAGATGGCTATGCCGCCGGGCGCGATGAGGCGCTAAGCGAGCGCCGCGAATGGATCGAACAAGCCCGCCGCCTAGCGGAACGGGCAAATGATGAGTTTTATGCCCAGCTTGAATCGGCGGCTGAAACGATGCTCGAAGTGGCGCTGAAAGCAGCCGAACGCATTATTGGCACCACACTTGAAAGCGACCGGACCGCGTTTTTGCCGCTCGTGCGCCAAGTGTTGCACGAGGTGCGCCGGCAAACAGAAGTGTCCGTTTACGTGCATCCGGATTGTTACGAAACGGTAGCCGGACAGCGGGAATTGCTAAAGTCCGTTTTCCCGCACCACGTCGAGTTGTTTATTTATCCGGACGATACATTGCCGGAATACGGTTGCCTCGTGGAAACGCCGTTCGGGCGCATCGATGCCGGCGTCGATATGCAGCTCGAGCGGTTGCGCGAGGCGCTTTCCAGGCGGTTGAAGGAGGGAATGTCCCCTGAATTGGCAGGCGCTTCTTGA
- the fliJ gene encoding flagellar export protein FliJ, producing the protein MAPTFRLQKVLTMKEKEKEKALGEYEEAVRRFEQAAEALYNLLKEKEKCDAARDEQLRAGLSVGAVRHMLQYIGNLQRTIDHYQLIVMQAREQMQHRQQRLIELNIEVKKYEKMQERVRRWIEQREKEVENRLLDEIAVQRFARQGEL; encoded by the coding sequence GTGGCGCCAACGTTTCGACTGCAAAAAGTATTAACGATGAAAGAGAAAGAAAAGGAGAAGGCGCTTGGCGAGTACGAAGAGGCGGTTCGCCGGTTTGAACAAGCAGCCGAGGCGCTGTATAACCTCCTTAAGGAAAAAGAAAAATGCGATGCGGCAAGGGATGAACAGTTGCGGGCCGGACTGTCTGTCGGTGCGGTTCGCCATATGTTGCAATATATCGGGAACTTGCAGCGGACCATTGACCATTATCAGCTCATCGTCATGCAAGCGCGCGAACAAATGCAACACCGGCAGCAACGCCTCATTGAGCTCAATATTGAAGTGAAAAAGTATGAGAAAATGCAAGAGCGCGTGCGGCGGTGGATAGAGCAGCGCGAGAAAGAAGTGGAAAACCGCCTGCTTGATGAAATAGCTGTCCAGCGCTTTGCACGGCAAGGAGAGTTATAG
- a CDS encoding MotE family protein: protein MASSKLQQEETTSRWQWILFVVVIPSLFAAFFLLLIAKAAGIDMAAKTKQWVDSVPFVADWLDWKKKEKTLTNTIETQQRAIRQQKQTIAKQKKQIEQLKSELAAKDEEIARLSTREAQRIEQEKGGEQAAMAADVVGMYDAMSDKQAAAILAKLPDAEALDVLSRLDGDKAAAILEQMPAEQAANLLSSLHKWAMREGAAE, encoded by the coding sequence ATGGCAAGCAGCAAACTTCAGCAAGAAGAAACGACAAGCCGATGGCAATGGATTTTGTTCGTTGTTGTCATCCCGAGTCTTTTTGCGGCTTTCTTCCTCTTGCTGATTGCAAAGGCGGCCGGCATTGATATGGCGGCGAAGACGAAACAATGGGTGGACAGCGTCCCGTTCGTCGCCGATTGGCTTGACTGGAAGAAGAAAGAGAAGACGCTGACCAACACGATCGAGACGCAACAGCGGGCGATCAGGCAGCAAAAGCAAACGATCGCCAAACAGAAAAAACAAATCGAGCAGTTAAAAAGCGAACTGGCGGCAAAAGACGAGGAAATCGCCCGGCTGTCGACGCGTGAAGCGCAACGGATCGAACAGGAAAAGGGCGGCGAGCAGGCAGCTATGGCGGCAGATGTCGTCGGCATGTACGATGCCATGTCAGACAAACAGGCTGCGGCTATTTTAGCCAAGCTGCCGGACGCCGAGGCGCTCGATGTGCTGAGCCGGCTCGATGGCGACAAAGCGGCCGCCATTTTGGAACAAATGCCGGCCGAACAGGCGGCAAACTTGCTTTCGTCATTGCATAAATGGGCGATGAGAGAGGGGGCGGCTGAATGA
- a CDS encoding flagellar hook-length control protein FliK, which produces MKVTIAAAAPQPTGTEAEPAVKKETAVPSAFAALLAQMQTGKLPVEEGIEQPSEPEDKKPRRADERTELLWTAVSTMHVGATDLLNGPPAAVHNSGEALAFAGGNEGMSEGDAKVKTLPAVQHVFQQMDEHSGEAGAGWPSKQAEGAGKGIFGRSNGENQWFASHSPSPFGDAGRESARPIPFSAAGRSPFASTAYGSSALPHREDARQLLHGHALVSANHAPFSLTSFVPVGHEMGGMEARNESSFVEQVARALQLGRWMKLPSGAMQLVIRLHPEHLGTVTVKMAQESGKLTAKLLVATDAAEQLIRTHLPQLVQLLDASQVTVEKWTIWSDYDGAAPPYSEHRRDGRQQSGSKQEQKREQSPPSSPFGLDGVEVDG; this is translated from the coding sequence ATGAAAGTGACGATCGCAGCGGCTGCGCCGCAGCCAACGGGCACGGAGGCAGAGCCGGCAGTGAAAAAAGAGACAGCGGTGCCTAGTGCATTTGCGGCATTATTGGCGCAAATGCAAACTGGAAAGCTGCCGGTTGAGGAGGGGATTGAGCAGCCATCCGAGCCGGAAGACAAGAAGCCGCGAAGGGCAGACGAACGGACAGAGCTGTTATGGACGGCTGTTTCAACTATGCACGTTGGCGCTACCGACCTTCTAAACGGTCCCCCGGCGGCTGTACACAACAGCGGTGAAGCTTTGGCGTTTGCCGGGGGAAACGAGGGGATGAGCGAAGGAGACGCAAAGGTCAAGACGTTGCCGGCCGTCCAGCATGTTTTTCAACAGATGGATGAACATAGCGGGGAAGCCGGTGCGGGTTGGCCAAGTAAACAAGCAGAAGGAGCCGGAAAAGGAATCTTTGGGCGTTCAAACGGTGAAAACCAATGGTTTGCGTCACACTCGCCGTCTCCGTTCGGGGACGCCGGACGAGAATCCGCCCGCCCTATACCGTTTTCCGCCGCCGGCCGCTCGCCTTTCGCTTCCACCGCTTATGGGTCAAGCGCTTTGCCGCACCGGGAAGACGCCCGCCAGCTGCTGCATGGCCATGCGCTTGTTTCGGCAAACCATGCCCCTTTTTCATTGACTTCATTCGTTCCCGTCGGCCATGAGATGGGTGGGATGGAAGCAAGGAATGAAAGTTCGTTTGTCGAGCAAGTGGCCCGTGCGCTGCAACTTGGCCGATGGATGAAGCTGCCAAGCGGTGCCATGCAGCTTGTCATTCGCCTTCACCCGGAACATCTTGGGACGGTGACGGTGAAAATGGCGCAAGAAAGCGGAAAATTGACTGCCAAGCTGCTTGTGGCGACCGATGCGGCGGAACAGCTAATCCGCACCCACTTGCCGCAGCTTGTTCAGCTGCTTGATGCCAGTCAAGTTACAGTGGAGAAATGGACGATTTGGTCCGATTATGACGGCGCAGCGCCGCCGTACTCCGAGCACCGCCGCGACGGGCGGCAGCAAAGCGGATCAAAGCAAGAACAAAAACGAGAACAATCGCCTCCCTCTTCCCCATTTGGACTTGACGGGGTAGAGGTGGATGGATAA
- the flgD gene encoding flagellar hook assembly protein FlgD, with amino-acid sequence MATNTIDASLWLANASQPERKTGNQILGKDDFLKILLVQLQNQDPLNPMEDKEFIAQMASFSSLEQMMNIAGLMEQWVQTNGRDALLRYSGWIGKTVHWQEGDAAMSAVVKSVTQKDGNIVLGLDSGTTIAADAVITVEQNE; translated from the coding sequence ATGGCAACGAACACGATCGATGCCAGTTTATGGCTGGCAAACGCGTCTCAGCCGGAACGCAAGACGGGCAACCAAATTCTTGGCAAAGACGATTTTTTGAAAATTTTGCTTGTCCAACTGCAAAACCAAGATCCGCTCAACCCGATGGAAGATAAAGAGTTCATTGCGCAAATGGCGAGTTTTTCATCGCTTGAGCAAATGATGAACATCGCTGGTCTCATGGAACAATGGGTGCAAACAAACGGGCGCGATGCGCTGTTGCGCTACAGCGGCTGGATCGGCAAAACGGTGCATTGGCAAGAAGGCGACGCAGCGATGAGCGCGGTTGTAAAATCGGTGACGCAAAAAGACGGGAACATTGTTCTCGGGCTCGATAGCGGGACGACGATTGCCGCTGATGCGGTGATAACAGTCGAACAAAACGAATAG
- the flgG gene encoding flagellar basal body rod protein FlgG has translation MLRSMYSGIGAMRNFQTKLDVIGNNIANVNTYGFKKGRTVFQDLMSQTISGASGPNAGRGGTNPKQVGLGSQLAAIDTIHTQGSLQTTGRVLDLAISGDGFFILGELNNNRQLVNPLFTRAGNFYLDKEGHIVNADGLYLVGEGYSNGTFTGFRARIQVPTDAQSMSIGADGVVNYVDSEGRLQVAGRIRLAKFPNSDGLEKVGGNLFRETANSGTIIGEDDEWIAFPPQENGTGTIVSGALEMSNVDLAEEFTEMIVAQRGFQANTRIITTSDEILQELVNLKK, from the coding sequence ATGCTTCGTTCGATGTATTCCGGCATTGGCGCCATGCGCAATTTCCAAACGAAACTCGATGTCATCGGCAACAACATTGCCAACGTTAACACGTATGGTTTTAAAAAAGGAAGAACGGTTTTTCAAGATTTGATGAGTCAAACGATTTCCGGTGCGAGCGGGCCGAACGCCGGCCGCGGCGGCACGAATCCGAAGCAAGTCGGGCTCGGTTCGCAGTTGGCCGCCATCGACACGATCCATACGCAAGGAAGCCTGCAAACGACCGGGCGCGTGCTCGATTTGGCGATTTCGGGGGATGGGTTTTTCATTCTTGGCGAGTTGAACAATAATAGACAACTTGTGAATCCGTTATTTACGAGGGCGGGGAATTTTTATTTGGATAAAGAGGGGCATATTGTCAATGCCGATGGTCTGTATTTAGTCGGTGAAGGATATAGTAATGGGACATTTACGGGATTTCGAGCGCGCATTCAAGTGCCAACGGATGCACAAAGCATGAGCATTGGCGCCGACGGAGTCGTCAACTATGTTGATAGTGAAGGAAGATTGCAAGTGGCAGGCAGAATTCGGCTTGCTAAGTTTCCGAATAGTGATGGCCTGGAAAAAGTTGGAGGGAATTTATTTAGGGAAACCGCTAACTCAGGAACGATTATTGGTGAAGATGACGAATGGATTGCTTTCCCTCCTCAAGAAAACGGCACCGGAACAATCGTCTCCGGCGCGCTTGAGATGTCGAATGTCGATCTTGCTGAAGAGTTTACGGAAATGATCGTCGCTCAGCGCGGCTTTCAGGCAAATACGCGGATTATTACGACATCGGATGAAATTTTGCAAGAGCTTGTCAACTTGAAAAAGTAG